In the genome of Kitasatospora cineracea, one region contains:
- a CDS encoding helix-turn-helix domain-containing protein — protein MTERAPSPQAELAAFLRAKRARLQPEDVGLPRGPRRRTPGLRRQEVAQLAAVSVEWYVRLEQGRVGTPGSAVLDALAEALHLTPDEHRHLHLIARRETPVRPATRPPHALVRDSLRQLLDGIPLFPAYLTDHRLDVLAHNPAARALFGPGFGTGATDNTARMLFLDPATRTTQLDWPRVARETVGHLRTAAAHHPDDPRLTALLTELRSHSPEFTLWWDDHTVLDRATGTKRVRHPEAGDLRLHYDILTTGPHRLFTLTPADPATDRALRHLVTTHTAALTATHTTTVRPITAA, from the coding sequence ATGACCGAGCGCGCCCCGTCCCCGCAGGCCGAACTGGCCGCCTTCCTCCGGGCCAAGCGCGCCCGCCTGCAGCCCGAGGACGTCGGCCTGCCGCGCGGGCCGCGCCGCCGCACCCCGGGGCTGCGCCGCCAGGAGGTCGCCCAACTCGCCGCCGTCAGCGTCGAGTGGTACGTCCGCCTCGAACAGGGCCGGGTCGGCACCCCGGGCAGCGCCGTCCTGGACGCCCTCGCCGAAGCCCTGCACCTCACCCCGGACGAGCACCGCCACCTGCACCTGATCGCCCGCCGGGAGACCCCCGTCCGGCCCGCGACGCGCCCGCCGCACGCCCTCGTCCGCGACTCGCTGCGCCAACTGCTGGACGGGATACCGCTGTTCCCGGCCTACCTGACCGACCACCGGCTCGACGTGCTGGCCCACAACCCGGCCGCCCGCGCCCTGTTCGGCCCCGGCTTCGGCACCGGAGCGACCGACAACACCGCCCGGATGCTCTTCCTCGACCCGGCCACCCGTACCACCCAGCTCGACTGGCCCCGGGTCGCCCGCGAGACCGTCGGCCACCTCCGCACCGCCGCCGCCCACCACCCCGACGACCCGCGCCTCACCGCCCTCCTCACCGAACTGCGCTCCCACAGCCCCGAGTTCACCCTCTGGTGGGACGACCACACCGTCCTCGACCGCGCCACCGGCACCAAACGCGTCCGCCACCCCGAAGCCGGCGACCTCCGCCTGCACTACGACATCCTCACCACCGGCCCCCACCGCCTCTTCACCCTCACCCCCGCCGACCCCGCCACCGACCGCGCCCTCCGCCACCTCGTCACCACCCACACCGCCGCCCTCACCGCCACGCACACCACCACCGTCCGCCCGATCACCGCCGCCTGA
- a CDS encoding ATP-binding protein has product MAVEFGELLRDLRLAAGWTQEELSDRSGVSVHSISMLEAGRRRPRLSSVARLADGLALPAGRREQLLAAATRPATDRPAPPAPPSAPAPASAPAPAPAPASALPPLPAPVPAVRGPRQLPSDSRLFTGRTVEGEFLAGVARLAPEGTEAGMVVLCVITGMGGVGKTALAVRTAHRVGERFPDGQLFLDLRSHTTGLEPLSAEDALETLLRSLDVPADRIPSGLTDRAALYRARLSGTRTLVLLDNASSAAQVRPLLPGSTGCLVLVTSRSPLVGLDDAHLLTLDVLPEGDALDLLRRAAGAGPTPTTAPAGPAGPAAPAVGELGDFAELARLGGRLPLALRILGARLRHRPRLTAAALVEELREERHRLGRLRDEDRDLAALFRASYRDLPPEEQRLLRLLGVLPGEDLEVCAAAHLLGADRRGAERLLESLLGHHLLAQPTPDRYRMHDLVRSWSRALAEEEPPARREIAGRRLLDHYQDTAERAGHRLARYRGHRPAPTGPAPRPAPDVDSPERARDWLRAERNNLLAAMARSGDPLRRSVITAALAPILELDGPRSEEAALHLAAAEAAAAQGRSLDRAEALWRAGRAHRLAGRFEESAELLDRAEQLYRELGDAHGRTHSAWERGRLAYQSGDLARAVELYGRALAGYRELGDPQGEAHTLWDLGRARRMLGETDIAEELLAAALDAYRSLGDRAGEALALSDLAHLRYCRGRAADSGDLLERALAIARELGDRQSEANAAWLLGRIRLLQGAHPQARDLLDLALARCRELGIRQGEASTLSALGELHLATGRTAAAVELQREAAAVFRTTGNPHGEANALHGLALALRAADDRTSATGLLHGALETFEADGDLQAQAEVLNSLGLLAADLGDLPAALDRHHRALELARRSDSPLDEARALLGIGHCLPPAERPAALDAVRRGLTLLEAAGAAEAADARTRLALLTAAHPQAAAQP; this is encoded by the coding sequence ATGGCAGTGGAGTTCGGCGAGTTGCTGCGGGACCTTCGGCTGGCCGCCGGGTGGACCCAGGAGGAGCTGTCCGACCGCTCCGGCGTCTCCGTCCACTCGATCAGCATGCTGGAGGCCGGCCGCCGTCGGCCCCGGCTGTCCTCGGTGGCCCGGCTGGCGGACGGGCTCGCCCTGCCGGCCGGCCGCCGCGAGCAGCTGCTCGCCGCGGCCACCCGCCCCGCCACCGACCGCCCCGCGCCCCCCGCTCCCCCGTCCGCCCCGGCACCCGCGTCCGCACCCGCACCCGCACCCGCGCCGGCGTCCGCGCTCCCGCCCCTGCCCGCGCCCGTGCCCGCGGTCCGAGGTCCGCGCCAACTCCCCTCCGACAGCCGCCTGTTCACCGGACGGACGGTGGAGGGCGAGTTCCTCGCCGGGGTGGCCCGGCTGGCTCCGGAGGGCACCGAGGCCGGCATGGTGGTGCTGTGCGTGATCACCGGCATGGGCGGGGTGGGCAAGACCGCGCTGGCGGTCCGCACCGCTCACCGGGTGGGTGAGCGCTTCCCGGACGGCCAGCTGTTCCTGGACCTGCGCAGCCACACCACCGGGCTGGAGCCGCTCAGCGCCGAGGACGCGCTGGAGACCCTGCTGCGCTCGCTCGACGTGCCGGCCGACCGGATCCCGAGCGGGCTGACCGACCGGGCCGCGCTCTACCGGGCCCGGCTGTCCGGCACCCGGACCCTGGTCCTGCTGGACAACGCGTCCAGCGCCGCCCAGGTCCGGCCGCTGCTCCCCGGCAGCACCGGCTGCCTGGTGCTGGTCACCAGCCGCAGCCCGCTGGTCGGGCTGGACGACGCCCACCTGCTGACCCTGGACGTGCTCCCCGAGGGCGACGCGCTGGACCTGCTGCGCCGAGCCGCCGGAGCCGGCCCCACGCCCACCACCGCCCCTGCCGGTCCCGCCGGTCCCGCCGCCCCCGCGGTCGGCGAGCTCGGCGACTTCGCCGAACTGGCCCGGCTGGGCGGCCGGTTGCCGCTGGCCCTGCGAATCCTCGGGGCACGCCTGCGGCACCGGCCCCGGCTGACCGCCGCCGCCCTGGTGGAGGAACTGCGCGAGGAGCGGCACCGGCTCGGCCGGCTGCGCGACGAGGACCGCGACCTGGCCGCCCTGTTCCGCGCCTCGTACCGGGACCTGCCGCCGGAGGAGCAGCGGCTGCTGCGCCTGCTGGGCGTGCTGCCCGGGGAGGACCTGGAGGTCTGCGCGGCGGCGCACCTGCTCGGCGCCGACCGCCGCGGTGCGGAACGGCTGCTGGAGTCGCTGCTCGGCCACCACCTGCTCGCCCAGCCGACCCCGGACCGCTACCGGATGCACGACCTGGTCCGGTCCTGGTCGCGGGCGCTGGCCGAGGAGGAGCCGCCGGCCCGCCGGGAGATCGCCGGCCGCCGGCTGCTGGACCACTACCAGGACACCGCCGAGCGGGCCGGCCACCGGCTGGCCCGTTACCGCGGCCACCGGCCTGCGCCGACCGGCCCGGCGCCCCGGCCCGCCCCCGACGTGGACTCCCCCGAGCGGGCCCGGGACTGGCTGCGCGCCGAACGGAACAACCTGCTGGCCGCCATGGCCCGCAGCGGCGACCCGCTGCGCCGCAGCGTCATCACCGCGGCGCTCGCCCCGATCCTGGAGCTGGACGGTCCGCGGTCCGAGGAGGCCGCGCTGCACCTGGCCGCCGCCGAGGCGGCCGCCGCCCAGGGCCGGTCGCTCGACCGGGCGGAGGCGCTGTGGCGCGCCGGTCGCGCCCACCGGCTGGCCGGCCGGTTCGAGGAGTCCGCCGAACTGTTGGACCGCGCCGAGCAGTTGTACCGCGAACTGGGTGACGCACACGGCCGGACCCACTCGGCCTGGGAGCGCGGCCGACTCGCCTACCAGAGCGGCGACCTGGCCCGCGCGGTCGAGCTGTACGGCCGGGCGCTGGCCGGCTACCGGGAGCTCGGCGACCCGCAGGGCGAGGCGCACACGCTCTGGGACCTCGGCCGGGCCCGCCGGATGCTCGGCGAGACCGACATCGCGGAGGAACTGCTGGCCGCCGCGCTGGACGCCTACCGCTCGCTCGGCGACCGGGCCGGAGAGGCGCTCGCGCTGAGCGACCTGGCCCACCTCCGGTACTGCCGCGGGCGGGCCGCCGACAGCGGCGACCTGCTGGAGCGGGCGCTGGCGATCGCCCGGGAGCTCGGCGACCGGCAAAGCGAGGCCAACGCGGCGTGGCTGCTGGGCCGGATCCGGCTGCTCCAGGGCGCCCACCCGCAGGCCCGGGACCTGCTCGACCTGGCGCTCGCCCGCTGCCGGGAGCTCGGCATCCGGCAGGGCGAGGCCAGCACCCTCAGTGCGCTGGGCGAACTGCACCTGGCGACCGGGCGGACCGCCGCCGCGGTCGAGCTCCAGCGGGAGGCCGCCGCGGTCTTCCGAACCACGGGCAACCCGCACGGCGAGGCCAACGCGCTGCACGGCTTGGCGCTGGCGCTGCGCGCGGCCGACGACCGGACCTCCGCCACCGGCCTGCTGCACGGGGCACTGGAGACCTTCGAGGCCGACGGGGACCTGCAGGCCCAGGCCGAGGTGCTCAACAGCCTCGGCCTGCTCGCCGCCGACCTCGGCGACCTGCCCGCGGCCCTCGACCGGCACCACCGCGCGCTCGAACTCGCCCGCCGCAGCGACAGCCCGCTCGACGAGGCCCGCGCCCTGCTCGGCATCGGGCACTGCCTGCCCCCGGCGGAGCGGCCCGCCGCGCTGGACGCCGTCCGCCGGGGCCTCACGCTCCTCGAAGCGGCCGGCGCCGCCGAGGCCGCCGACGCCCGGACCCGGCTGGCGCTGCTGACGGCGGCTCACCCGCAGGCAGCGGCGCAGCCGTAG
- a CDS encoding TetR/AcrR family transcriptional regulator, whose amino-acid sequence MIEQARQEPQQPSDRASTPVRAGRRRSEESRRAILTAAYELLAEAGYARLTVEGIAARAGTGKQTLYRWWPGRADVLLEAVTAHARQHIPLPETGDHAADLHAFLAATFAAATPPTTDALRALMAEAQIDPAFGERFHDTLLRPRREALGTLLARAHTAGALAPHLTPATATELAFGLLWYRLLATHEPLDGQLATLLTRTLLR is encoded by the coding sequence GTGATCGAGCAAGCGCGCCAGGAGCCGCAGCAACCGTCCGACCGAGCGTCAACTCCCGTACGGGCAGGCCGCCGTCGCAGCGAGGAGAGCCGCCGCGCGATCCTCACCGCCGCCTACGAACTGCTCGCCGAGGCCGGGTACGCCCGCCTCACCGTCGAAGGCATCGCCGCCCGGGCCGGCACCGGCAAGCAGACCCTCTACCGCTGGTGGCCCGGCCGGGCGGACGTCCTGCTCGAAGCCGTCACCGCGCACGCCCGCCAGCACATCCCGCTGCCCGAGACCGGCGACCACGCCGCCGACCTGCACGCCTTCCTCGCCGCCACCTTCGCCGCCGCCACCCCGCCCACCACCGACGCCCTGCGCGCCCTGATGGCCGAGGCCCAGATCGACCCCGCCTTCGGCGAACGCTTCCACGACACCCTGCTGCGCCCCCGCCGCGAAGCCCTCGGCACCCTGCTCGCCCGCGCCCACACCGCCGGCGCGCTCGCCCCCCACCTCACCCCCGCCACCGCCACCGAACTCGCCTTCGGCCTGCTCTGGTACCGGCTCCTCGCCACTCACGAACCCCTCGACG
- a CDS encoding YbhB/YbcL family Raf kinase inhibitor-like protein, producing MGKKEVEFGRVSVRSGVPVGAARFTVTSPDIVNGRFPQEHWANAFGCDGGNQPLRLAWSGAPAGTRSFAVTMFDPDAPTGSGFWHWLVWDVPATATGLGATPPAGAVTGADDAGVQGYLGPCPPVGDRPHRYRITVYALDTPSLALPAATPAAVTAFSMSGHVIGHAQTTALAAR from the coding sequence GTGGGGAAGAAGGAGGTCGAGTTCGGGCGGGTGTCGGTCCGTTCCGGGGTCCCGGTCGGGGCGGCGCGGTTCACCGTCACCAGCCCGGACATCGTCAACGGCCGTTTCCCGCAGGAGCACTGGGCGAACGCCTTCGGCTGCGACGGCGGCAACCAGCCGCTGCGGCTGGCCTGGAGCGGCGCCCCGGCCGGCACCCGGAGCTTCGCCGTCACGATGTTCGACCCGGACGCGCCGACCGGCTCCGGGTTCTGGCACTGGCTGGTCTGGGACGTCCCCGCCACCGCCACCGGGCTGGGCGCGACGCCGCCGGCCGGGGCGGTGACGGGCGCCGACGACGCGGGCGTGCAGGGCTACTTGGGCCCCTGCCCGCCGGTCGGCGACCGTCCGCACCGCTACCGGATCACCGTCTACGCCCTGGACACCCCGAGCCTGGCACTGCCGGCCGCCACGCCCGCGGCCGTCACCGCGTTCAGCATGAGCGGCCACGTGATCGGGCACGCGCAGACCACGGCGCTGGCCGCGCGGTGA
- a CDS encoding SDR family oxidoreductase produces MGERTALVVGGTSGIGLETARQLRARGAAVHVAGRSKERLEALAVSDPELIGHRADGGDRGQIAEVLSTIGTLDWLVVSLSGAEGAGPFAELDLDALRGAFEAKFWGQLTTVQAALPHLSEDGSITLVTAISARTGMPGTAGLAAVNGALEAMIRPLARELAPRRINAVSPGLVDTPWWNGLPQDARDAYFAQAAAQLPTRRIASPADVAEAIVLAATNRNLTGTVLESDGGLHLAPLN; encoded by the coding sequence ATGGGCGAGCGCACCGCACTGGTCGTCGGCGGCACTTCGGGCATCGGGCTGGAGACCGCCCGCCAACTGCGCGCCCGGGGCGCCGCGGTGCACGTGGCGGGCCGCAGCAAGGAGCGGCTGGAGGCGCTGGCGGTCAGCGACCCGGAGCTGATCGGGCACCGGGCGGACGGCGGCGACCGCGGGCAGATCGCCGAAGTCCTGTCCACCATAGGCACGTTGGACTGGCTGGTGGTCTCGCTCAGCGGCGCCGAGGGCGCGGGGCCGTTCGCCGAACTCGACCTGGACGCCCTGCGCGGCGCCTTCGAGGCCAAGTTCTGGGGGCAGTTGACCACCGTGCAGGCCGCGCTGCCGCACCTGTCCGAGGACGGGTCGATCACCCTGGTCACCGCGATCTCGGCCCGCACCGGCATGCCCGGCACCGCCGGACTGGCCGCGGTGAACGGGGCTCTGGAAGCGATGATCCGGCCGCTGGCACGGGAGTTGGCCCCGCGCCGGATCAACGCCGTCTCCCCCGGCCTGGTCGACACCCCGTGGTGGAACGGCCTGCCGCAGGACGCCCGGGACGCCTACTTCGCCCAGGCCGCCGCCCAGTTGCCGACCCGCCGGATCGCCTCCCCGGCGGACGTCGCCGAGGCGATCGTGCTGGCCGCGACCAACCGCAACCTCACCGGCACCGTCCTGGAGAGTGACGGCGGGCTCCACCTGGCCCCGCTCAACTGA